One part of the Treponema sp. OMZ 787 genome encodes these proteins:
- a CDS encoding ISAs1 family transposase: MKTLKEYFNELNDNRQSGKVKHLISEILVIALCAVCSGVQTVFEIGEFAEVKKDWLKNEVGLLLENGVPSHDTIGRVLAMINPKQFQNLFISWIEQSLNIPAGSYIHIDGKTLRGSASEQSRGIHLVSAFAHEAGVVLGQIKCAEKSNEITAIPELLNLLKLKSSIITIDAMGCQKEIAKEITKKKCDYVLALKENQPAAYNDVKDYFSIEDKDFQNTLLRFETLDIGHGREEKREYFLSSNINWFADKNKWANLKSFGMVKSTVRCKGKQYSEKRYFISSIEDINEFVTAVRTHWTIENTLHWSLDVIFRDDECQIREKNTAENIAILRRICFNRMKMYQNGKTLKRKKMLCTFDDSFRFNVLFS, translated from the coding sequence ATGAAAACATTAAAAGAATATTTTAACGAACTTAATGATAATCGTCAGTCTGGCAAAGTAAAGCATCTAATCAGCGAAATATTGGTAATAGCACTGTGCGCTGTTTGTAGCGGAGTGCAAACTGTATTTGAAATAGGGGAATTTGCCGAAGTAAAAAAGGATTGGCTAAAAAATGAGGTAGGACTATTGTTAGAAAATGGAGTTCCTTCGCACGACACCATAGGAAGAGTCCTTGCGATGATTAATCCCAAACAATTTCAAAACCTTTTTATCTCGTGGATTGAACAATCCCTTAATATTCCAGCAGGTTCATACATTCACATTGATGGAAAAACATTACGTGGAAGTGCAAGTGAACAAAGTAGAGGTATTCATTTGGTAAGTGCATTTGCTCACGAAGCGGGAGTTGTACTAGGACAAATAAAATGTGCTGAAAAATCGAATGAAATCACAGCAATTCCTGAACTCCTTAACCTTTTAAAACTAAAAAGCTCGATAATTACTATAGATGCCATGGGTTGTCAAAAAGAAATAGCAAAAGAAATCACAAAGAAAAAATGTGATTATGTATTGGCTCTAAAAGAAAATCAACCGGCAGCGTATAATGATGTAAAAGATTATTTTTCTATAGAAGATAAAGACTTTCAAAACACACTTTTAAGATTTGAAACCTTGGATATAGGGCATGGCAGAGAAGAAAAAAGAGAATACTTTCTTTCTTCTAATATAAACTGGTTTGCAGATAAGAATAAATGGGCAAATTTAAAGAGTTTTGGAATGGTCAAAAGCACTGTAAGGTGCAAAGGCAAACAATACAGTGAAAAGCGTTACTTTATTAGCAGTATAGAGGATATAAATGAGTTTGTAACAGCTGTAAGAACACATTGGACAATAGAAAACACCTTACACTGGTCGCTGGATGTAATATTTAGAGACGATGAATGTCAAATTCGAGAAAAAAATACTGCTGAAAACATAGCAATTTTAAGGAGGATTTGCTTTAATCGAATGAAAATGTATCAAAACGGTAAAACTCTGAAAAGGAAGAAAATGCTTTGTACTTTTGATGATTCATTTAGGTTTAATGTTTTATTTAGCTAA
- a CDS encoding energy-coupling factor transporter transmembrane component T: MSNNIVYLNSELKDYAFYTENSNDISVLAEQIRTYTSKKRTILDPRTIVFLNIVLSLITTVSSSLSANIFIFFVSLSIVCLFKMYKKAIKYTLIFFLALALPFGIRALPDLPIQFFINSVSLIAMGVQKFLPFLMAATVIFNKVDTKSLVSSLNKIKLPKGIMLGFTVAVRFLPTIKKEMNIITNSMKMRGIELGAKSIFFHPIRSLEYALVPVLFRATSLADDMTAAALVKGAEAPKTAAELFKIKFEIIDYAFTLISLFVVGAAIIFDFDSVFTRLF; the protein is encoded by the coding sequence ATGTCTAACAATATAGTATACTTAAACTCTGAGCTAAAAGACTACGCTTTTTATACGGAAAATTCAAACGATATTTCGGTTCTTGCAGAACAGATAAGAACCTACACTTCAAAAAAAAGAACTATCTTGGATCCCCGAACAATAGTATTTTTAAACATTGTGCTTTCACTTATAACTACGGTTTCTTCATCTCTTTCTGCAAATATTTTTATTTTTTTTGTGTCCTTGAGCATTGTCTGCCTTTTTAAAATGTACAAAAAGGCAATAAAATATACCTTAATATTCTTTTTAGCGCTCGCTCTTCCTTTCGGGATAAGAGCCCTGCCCGATCTGCCTATACAGTTTTTTATTAACTCCGTTTCCCTCATTGCCATGGGTGTGCAAAAATTTTTACCCTTCCTTATGGCGGCAACAGTAATTTTTAACAAGGTAGATACAAAGAGCCTCGTAAGTTCTTTAAATAAAATAAAGCTTCCTAAGGGCATAATGCTCGGCTTTACGGTTGCAGTGCGTTTTTTACCTACAATAAAAAAAGAAATGAACATAATCACAAACAGCATGAAAATGAGAGGAATCGAGCTAGGAGCAAAAAGTATTTTTTTTCATCCTATCAGAAGTCTGGAGTATGCCCTTGTTCCGGTTCTTTTTAGAGCGACCTCGCTTGCAGATGATATGACGGCTGCAGCCCTTGTCAAGGGAGCCGAAGCCCCAAAAACTGCCGCAGAGCTTTTTAAAATAAAATTCGAAATAATAGATTACGCCTTTACCCTTATCTCCCTTTTTGTTGTCGGTGCTGCAATAATCTTCGACTTCGATTCCGTATTTACGAGGCTCTTTTGA
- a CDS encoding ABC transporter ATP-binding protein: protein MNTAVELKDVSFIYESSKDGKANLKKTSLNIKKGEFLLVTGISGCGKSTLTKCINGLIPRFYEGEFSGSVFINEEDVSNFSIDEISKDIGSVFQSPKSQFFTDDVISELSFPCENYGLSRDEIIERIAEVCSILHIENLLTEKLENLSNGQKQKAAVASILTLRPKIIVLDEPSSNLDFNSILILADILKILKQRGFTIIIAEHRLHYLKDLFDRVIYINDGNIQDEYTREEFLALENADLNSKGLRSLHLFKNENETEAINSITNKDLNDKFDSSKFNSYKEGEKICSLSDISFSFKDGTEILNSVNLNLYKNDIAALTGKNGAGKTTLAKIISGIYCQNSGSIKFGEKILNEKERVSRTNFVLQDVEYQLFGADVFSELLIGNKQLENINEKIEKALKKLNLYDYKDEHPFSLSMGQKQRLIIAATYVRGCPLTILDEPTSGLDYGNMIRVGKLIEEIAETSAVLIITHDFEFISKICNRLILLKDKKIALDSKLEKHDKKLESIFSTYL, encoded by the coding sequence ATGAATACAGCAGTAGAATTAAAAGATGTTTCTTTTATATACGAATCTTCAAAAGACGGAAAAGCAAATTTAAAAAAGACTTCTCTTAATATAAAAAAAGGAGAATTCTTGCTTGTTACCGGCATAAGCGGCTGCGGAAAGTCTACGCTGACAAAATGTATTAACGGCCTTATCCCGCGGTTTTACGAGGGCGAATTTTCAGGTTCCGTTTTTATAAACGAAGAAGATGTTTCGAATTTCAGCATAGATGAAATTTCAAAAGATATCGGCTCGGTTTTTCAATCTCCTAAGAGTCAGTTTTTTACCGATGACGTAATTTCGGAGCTCAGCTTTCCTTGCGAAAACTACGGCCTTTCCCGCGATGAAATAATAGAAAGGATTGCCGAGGTTTGTTCTATTTTACACATCGAAAACCTCTTAACCGAAAAACTTGAAAACCTTTCAAACGGACAAAAACAAAAAGCAGCCGTCGCCTCAATTTTAACCTTGCGGCCTAAGATTATAGTTCTTGATGAACCCTCGTCCAATCTGGATTTTAACTCTATCCTAATCTTAGCCGATATTTTAAAAATTTTAAAACAAAGAGGCTTTACTATAATTATAGCGGAGCATCGTCTTCATTATCTAAAAGATCTTTTTGACAGAGTTATCTATATAAATGACGGAAACATACAAGACGAATACACTCGTGAAGAATTTTTAGCTCTTGAAAATGCAGACTTAAATTCGAAAGGCTTAAGAAGTTTGCATCTTTTTAAAAATGAAAATGAAACGGAAGCTATCAACTCTATAACAAATAAAGATTTAAACGATAAATTTGATTCAAGTAAATTTAATTCCTATAAGGAAGGCGAAAAAATTTGCAGTCTTTCCGATATTTCGTTTTCGTTTAAGGACGGAACCGAGATTTTAAACTCGGTCAACTTAAACCTTTATAAAAACGACATCGCCGCCCTTACCGGGAAAAACGGAGCAGGAAAAACAACCCTCGCAAAAATCATATCGGGTATTTACTGCCAAAATTCAGGCAGCATAAAATTCGGAGAAAAAATTTTAAACGAAAAAGAAAGAGTGAGCCGCACAAATTTTGTTCTTCAAGATGTTGAATATCAGCTTTTCGGTGCCGATGTTTTTTCGGAACTTTTGATAGGAAACAAGCAGCTTGAAAACATAAACGAAAAAATAGAGAAAGCCTTAAAGAAGCTCAACCTTTACGATTACAAGGATGAACACCCCTTTTCTCTTTCGATGGGACAAAAGCAAAGGCTTATAATAGCTGCAACCTATGTCAGAGGCTGTCCGCTTACAATTCTTGATGAACCGACAAGCGGCTTGGACTACGGAAACATGATCAGGGTAGGAAAACTTATCGAAGAGATAGCAGAGACTTCTGCAGTGCTTATAATAACCCATGATTTTGAATTTATCTCGAAGATATGCAACAGGTTGATTCTTTTAAAAGATAAAAAAATAGCCTTAGATTCAAAGCTCGAGAAACACGACAAAAAATTGGAAAGTATTTTTTCTACATATTTATAA
- a CDS encoding MptD family putative ECF transporter S component has product MEKSNKFKTKDFVFIGIMTVVYIAVFMVIGFVTAAINPFLHAFSPAISGLVVGTIYLFLAIKVPKFGVFTISQLLLIMVVLILGMGYLPWLIGMFIGALLADIAANTSKYKNKYTIAVASGFMCLGSASGGVIPILFFVEHYKKFCFERMQMNEAQVEQSVAASAGYLGVIILIATFALGFVGVLIGSKILGKHFKNSGIK; this is encoded by the coding sequence ATGGAAAAGTCAAACAAATTTAAAACAAAGGATTTTGTTTTTATCGGAATAATGACTGTGGTTTATATTGCGGTCTTTATGGTCATAGGTTTTGTTACTGCAGCAATAAACCCTTTTTTACATGCCTTTTCCCCGGCAATTTCGGGACTTGTAGTCGGAACAATTTATTTATTCTTGGCTATTAAGGTTCCCAAATTCGGCGTTTTTACTATCAGCCAACTTTTACTCATCATGGTTGTTTTAATTTTGGGAATGGGATACCTTCCTTGGCTGATAGGTATGTTTATCGGAGCCTTGCTGGCCGACATTGCAGCCAATACCTCGAAGTATAAGAACAAATACACGATAGCCGTTGCAAGCGGTTTTATGTGTTTGGGAAGCGCTTCAGGAGGCGTTATACCAATCCTTTTCTTCGTAGAGCATTATAAAAAATTCTGCTTTGAAAGAATGCAGATGAATGAGGCTCAGGTTGAACAAAGCGTTGCTGCAAGTGCAGGCTACCTCGGAGTCATCATCTTAATTGCAACCTTTGCCTTGGGCTTTGTAGGAGTTCTTATAGGCTCAAAAATTTTAGGAAAACATTTTAAGAATTCAGGAATAAAATAA